Within the Nocardioides humi genome, the region CGCGGCGGCGCCTGGTCCGGTTCATGATCAAGAAGGAGATGATGGACAAGCCGGGGGTCGGGCACCTCCTCCGCTCGTTCCACCACATCCGCGTCGACCGGTCCTCGGGTGTGCAGTCGATGAAGGACGCGCTGGCGTACCTGAAGTCCGGCGAGGTCGTCGGCATCTACCCCGAGGCCACCATCTCCCGCTCCTTCGAGATCAAGGAGCTCAAGTCCGGCGCCGCACGGATCGCGGCCGACGCCGGCGTACCCCTCATCCCGGTGATCGTGTGGGGCGCCCACCGCCTGATGACCAAGGACCACCCCAAGGACTTCTCCCGCTCGGCCAAGACGATCGTGGTCAAGGTCGGCGAGCCGCTGTACCCCACGGGCGAGGACGTCACCGCGGAGACCGCCGAGCTGCGCGCCGCTATGCAGCGGATGCTGGACGAGGTGATCGCGGAGTACCCCGAGGACGAGAAGAGGCCGG harbors:
- a CDS encoding lysophospholipid acyltransferase family protein is translated as MLDITYPPVIVTAKVLFKLMRQRVVVSGSESIPRKGGALLAINHTGYIDFIYAGAGAEPRRRLVRFMIKKEMMDKPGVGHLLRSFHHIRVDRSSGVQSMKDALAYLKSGEVVGIYPEATISRSFEIKELKSGAARIAADAGVPLIPVIVWGAHRLMTKDHPKDFSRSAKTIVVKVGEPLYPTGEDVTAETAELRAAMQRMLDEVIAEYPEDEKRPGSWWIPARFGGSAPTPDEADRLDKEELRERAARRRAKAAEKRNAS